The nucleotide window TCCAGCCCATAGACCCACGTCCCGTCGGCACGCGGCCCTTCCGTGCCTCGCACAGCCGCCATGCCGAGAATCGGCACGACATCCGCACCGATAGGCACACGGAACTGCATGGCCACGTGGGTGCATCCGTCGGGCAACGCCGTCTTGGCGACAATGCCCGCGCCGTCAGCGCTGATGTCGCGCACAAGCACCAGCCACTCCGGGGTGTCCTCCGGGTCGGCCAGCATGCGCGTGAACGACGCGCGCGAGCTTTCGTCGAGCGGCGACAGTCGCGCGACCAGCCGGGTATCGACGCGCGGCGTGCGCCGCACGGGCGTCTCACGCACCTGCGACGGCCGCGAGAGCACCACGTAATCGAACGGCCCGTGGTGCACGCTGTGCACGTCGCACGTGAACTCGTAAAGGTTGTCGCCGGGAAACGTCCAGAGGGCGAGCTTGTCGCCAGCGGCCACAGGCAGCCGCGTGTCGCCCGCCGCCGGTGGCGTGATGATCAGCATGCCGTTCGGTGCCCGGCCGATCAACCGCGCGCGCACCCGCATGGTTTCGGCATCGGGTGCCACACGCACCTGCAACCACGCGCCGATCGGCAACGGCACGGGCAAGCCGTGCAGATACACCGTCGAAGCGCTGGAAGAGGCCGTGTCGAGCGGCGATGCCGAATTGGCGGCCTCGCTGCGTCCTGCCGCTTCGCCCGTGCTGGCCCCTTCGGGCAGCGGCCGGTGCGGCGCGAACATGGTGAACAGCCAATCGAGATCGGCCTCTGAGGGCAAACGCTCGCCGGCCGCCAGCAACGGCGTACCGTCGGCGTCGAACAAAGGCCAGGAGAGTGGAACATGTGCGTCAAGCTCGCGGCGATTGACCGCCACGAACCCCGGATAGCCTGACGCGATACAAGTCGATTGCATGATGCCTGAGAGGGTTACAAACCCCTTGAGAGCCTGGGAACAAGGCATTGACCTTCCCCGCATTCCGGCACCCGGGGCCACGTCTTGGGCGACCCTCTTTGCACCGTCATCCGTGGCCAACACCCCACAAATGTCGCCAACCTACACAAACTTCGCGCCTCCGGCCGGC belongs to Pandoraea norimbergensis and includes:
- a CDS encoding flagellar brake protein, whose amino-acid sequence is MQSTCIASGYPGFVAVNRRELDAHVPLSWPLFDADGTPLLAAGERLPSEADLDWLFTMFAPHRPLPEGASTGEAAGRSEAANSASPLDTASSSASTVYLHGLPVPLPIGAWLQVRVAPDAETMRVRARLIGRAPNGMLIITPPAAGDTRLPVAAGDKLALWTFPGDNLYEFTCDVHSVHHGPFDYVVLSRPSQVRETPVRRTPRVDTRLVARLSPLDESSRASFTRMLADPEDTPEWLVLVRDISADGAGIVAKTALPDGCTHVAMQFRVPIGADVVPILGMAAVRGTEGPRADGTWVYGLEFMQMDTRNKAAIRCYVYESRLTDPRASQ